The following coding sequences lie in one Kribbella sp. NBC_00709 genomic window:
- a CDS encoding 2Fe-2S iron-sulfur cluster-binding protein: MSAYLRPRSGDPAEVGAPPAVDVTVDGHPVAAHAGQTVAAVLLANGRDTWRTTRLQDRPRGVFCGIGACQDCLVTVNGLPDVRACQRTITSGDKISTQHGAVLPAADEADMPRAARVSEVVVVGGGPAGISAALAAADAGADVLLVDNGRAIGGQYNRQLPAEFAARRPDRLQHEWKTFAAERDRLVDHPRITYLPETSIWAIEDRATGIDAGAGANRPRLWAQQGPADAAGRQPFPIDGKAVVLATGAYDRVLPFPGWDLPGVYTAGAAQALAKGQRIAIGRRVLVAGTGPFLLPVAESLIGVGADVVALLEANTLTTVRKGWSTDPLVAPSKLREAVGYGALLARHRVPLRHGWTVIAAHGASHVEAVTIARLDSAWRPVPGSERRVDVDAVCVGFGFTANLELAVSARCNITTGPDGGPAVAVEANQQTSTPGIYAAGELTGIGGAALSGAEGVLAGAAAAQHALAAGAPTARARVSAIASSSAQAAVVRGRRFAAALAKAYPVRDGWKSWSDADTLVCRCEEVTRGELEAVAEERGLDDGRAMKLSSRAGLGMCQGRVCSRTVAALLAAPGDVPKPSMKRPIAVPVRLRDLAQAEEKS; this comes from the coding sequence ATGAGCGCCTATCTTCGTCCCCGCTCCGGTGATCCGGCCGAGGTCGGTGCGCCACCGGCTGTGGACGTAACGGTCGACGGGCATCCGGTCGCGGCTCATGCCGGTCAGACGGTGGCCGCCGTGCTCCTTGCCAACGGTCGCGACACCTGGCGGACGACGCGCCTGCAGGACCGCCCGCGCGGGGTCTTCTGTGGGATCGGTGCCTGTCAGGACTGCTTGGTGACGGTCAACGGCCTGCCCGACGTGCGAGCCTGCCAACGGACAATCACCTCCGGCGACAAGATCAGCACGCAACACGGTGCGGTCCTGCCCGCCGCCGACGAGGCGGATATGCCGCGTGCAGCTCGGGTGAGTGAGGTTGTGGTGGTTGGGGGCGGGCCGGCGGGGATCTCGGCCGCGCTCGCCGCCGCGGATGCCGGCGCCGACGTGCTGCTGGTCGACAACGGACGCGCGATCGGCGGGCAGTACAACCGGCAGCTTCCCGCGGAGTTCGCCGCGCGCCGGCCGGATCGGCTTCAGCACGAGTGGAAGACCTTCGCGGCCGAGCGAGATCGACTCGTCGATCACCCGCGGATCACCTACCTGCCGGAGACCTCGATCTGGGCGATCGAGGATCGTGCCACCGGCATCGACGCCGGGGCCGGGGCCAATCGTCCACGGCTCTGGGCGCAGCAGGGTCCGGCGGATGCGGCCGGTCGGCAACCGTTCCCGATCGACGGCAAGGCCGTGGTGCTCGCGACCGGCGCGTACGATCGCGTGCTTCCCTTCCCTGGTTGGGATCTGCCCGGTGTCTACACTGCCGGTGCGGCCCAGGCGCTGGCCAAGGGGCAACGCATCGCGATCGGGCGACGTGTCCTGGTCGCGGGCACCGGTCCGTTCCTGCTTCCAGTTGCCGAGTCCCTCATCGGTGTCGGCGCCGACGTCGTCGCGCTGCTCGAGGCCAACACGCTGACAACGGTCCGCAAGGGCTGGTCCACCGACCCGTTGGTTGCCCCCAGCAAGCTTCGCGAGGCCGTCGGGTACGGCGCGTTGCTCGCCCGCCACCGCGTCCCGCTCCGCCATGGCTGGACGGTGATCGCGGCGCATGGGGCGAGTCATGTGGAGGCCGTCACCATCGCGCGCCTCGACTCCGCCTGGCGGCCGGTCCCTGGCAGTGAACGCCGCGTGGACGTCGATGCCGTCTGCGTGGGCTTCGGCTTCACCGCCAACCTGGAGCTCGCCGTCTCCGCCCGCTGCAACATCACCACCGGCCCCGACGGCGGCCCCGCGGTAGCTGTCGAAGCCAACCAGCAAACGAGCACACCCGGCATCTACGCGGCCGGCGAGCTCACCGGCATCGGCGGAGCCGCCCTGTCCGGAGCCGAAGGCGTTCTGGCAGGAGCGGCCGCCGCTCAACATGCCCTCGCCGCTGGTGCACCGACCGCCCGCGCGCGCGTCTCAGCAATTGCTTCTTCTTCGGCTCAGGCTGCTGTTGTTCGGGGGCGGAGATTTGCGGCCGCGCTGGCCAAGGCCTATCCCGTGCGGGACGGGTGGAAGAGCTGGAGTGACGCGGACACGCTCGTCTGCCGATGTGAGGAAGTCACGCGGGGAGAGCTCGAAGCCGTCGCCGAAGAGCGCGGTCTCGACGACGGTCGGGCAATGAAGCTCAGCAGTCGCGCGGGGCTCGGGATGTGTCAGGGGCGGGTGTGTTCGCGCACCGTCGCCGCCTTGCTGGCCGCGCCGGGCGACGTACCGAAACCAAGCATGAAACGACCGATCGCCGTACCGGTGCGGCTGCGGGATCTGGCCCAAGCTGAGGAGAAGTCATGA
- a CDS encoding NAD(P)/FAD-dependent oxidoreductase has protein sequence MHLSATPDVVVVGAGMVGAACAEALSAAGVRVLVIDRDGPAAGTTASGEGNVLVSDKEPGPELDLAVASRAEWDVVRGRLPERVADIEWEAKGGVVVATGHPEPLTAFAAKQQEAGVAASVITPAEVFDLEPLITPRVTIGVHYPDDAQVQPVLAATALLAAVRERGGEVRSGVTALGVRQSRGRVVGVDTSDGDIACGAVLNACGPWAGAFGVAAGAPIEVLPRRGMILVTAPLPECVRHKVYDADYVGAVSSGDAELQTSTVVESTRSGTVLIGSSRERIGFDDAVRVRVLRELARKAVGLFPFLGDVPVMRAYGGFRPYAPDHLPIIGADPRVLGLWHTTGHEGAGIGLAPSTGRLITELFLGLAPHLDPAPFRVGRPAVISS, from the coding sequence ATGCACCTGTCCGCGACACCCGACGTGGTGGTGGTCGGCGCGGGCATGGTCGGGGCGGCCTGCGCCGAGGCCTTGTCGGCGGCCGGCGTGCGGGTGCTCGTCATCGATCGGGACGGGCCTGCCGCGGGGACGACGGCGTCCGGTGAGGGCAATGTGCTGGTCTCGGACAAGGAGCCGGGGCCGGAGCTCGACCTTGCGGTTGCCTCCCGGGCGGAGTGGGACGTGGTGCGCGGCCGCCTGCCCGAGCGGGTGGCCGACATCGAGTGGGAAGCCAAGGGCGGCGTCGTTGTGGCGACCGGCCACCCGGAGCCGCTGACCGCCTTTGCAGCGAAGCAGCAGGAGGCCGGGGTTGCGGCCTCGGTGATCACGCCTGCCGAGGTGTTCGACCTCGAGCCGCTGATCACGCCCAGGGTGACGATCGGGGTGCACTACCCGGACGATGCGCAGGTGCAGCCGGTGCTGGCGGCGACAGCTCTACTGGCAGCCGTCCGCGAGCGTGGTGGTGAGGTGCGATCGGGTGTGACCGCGCTCGGGGTGCGGCAGTCCCGTGGGCGCGTTGTGGGCGTCGACACGTCGGACGGCGACATCGCGTGTGGTGCGGTGCTCAACGCGTGCGGTCCGTGGGCTGGTGCCTTCGGTGTGGCGGCGGGTGCGCCGATCGAGGTGCTGCCGCGACGGGGGATGATCCTCGTGACCGCGCCGCTGCCGGAGTGCGTGCGCCACAAGGTGTACGACGCGGATTATGTCGGCGCCGTCAGTAGTGGGGATGCTGAATTGCAGACGTCCACGGTGGTCGAGTCGACCCGGTCCGGGACGGTGCTGATCGGCTCGAGCCGGGAGCGGATCGGGTTCGACGACGCGGTCCGGGTGCGGGTGTTGCGGGAGCTCGCACGGAAGGCGGTCGGCCTGTTCCCGTTCCTCGGCGACGTGCCGGTGATGCGCGCGTACGGCGGATTCCGTCCGTACGCTCCGGATCACCTGCCGATCATCGGTGCGGATCCACGGGTGCTCGGTCTGTGGCACACGACCGGTCACGAGGGCGCCGGCATCGGGCTGGCGCCGTCGACGGGCCGGCTGATCACGGAGCTGTTCCTTGGCCTCGCACCACACCTCGACCCCGCACCGTTCCGCGTCGGCCGCCCGGCGGTGATCTCTTCATGA
- a CDS encoding helix-turn-helix domain-containing protein, with translation MGAGKLLGTNLRARRDEQGISLSELARRSGIAKGTLSQLESGAGNPTIETVFSLSNALGVPVSALLAESPASDLVLVRSADVDVLSGEAIDLRMLRRLEHPGGLFEIYNQEIRPDAVQHSDGHPGTEHHIVLAGRLRVSTHGQTEELGPGDYLAFRAAGSHGYEAVDGPVRSVLLLEYPPDVYPTAAGGPHLPG, from the coding sequence ATGGGTGCGGGAAAGTTGCTCGGAACGAACCTGCGGGCGCGGCGGGACGAGCAGGGCATCTCGCTGTCCGAACTGGCCCGGCGGTCCGGGATCGCGAAGGGCACGCTGTCGCAGCTCGAGTCCGGTGCGGGCAACCCGACGATCGAGACAGTGTTCAGTTTGTCGAACGCTCTCGGCGTGCCGGTATCGGCCCTGCTGGCCGAGTCGCCCGCCTCGGACCTGGTGCTCGTGCGGTCCGCGGACGTCGACGTACTGTCCGGTGAGGCGATCGATCTGCGGATGCTCCGGCGGCTCGAGCACCCGGGCGGGCTGTTCGAGATCTACAACCAGGAGATCCGGCCGGACGCCGTCCAGCACTCCGACGGACATCCGGGCACCGAGCATCACATCGTCCTGGCTGGTCGCCTGCGTGTCAGTACACATGGGCAGACCGAGGAGCTGGGGCCCGGGGACTACCTCGCGTTCCGGGCGGCCGGGTCGCACGGTTACGAGGCTGTCGACGGTCCGGTCCGGTCGGTGCTGCTGCTCGAATATCCGCCGGATGTGTACCCGACGGCGGCCGGCGGGCCGCATTTGCCGGGATAG
- a CDS encoding SDR family oxidoreductase, with product MENVALVVGARGVIGTNLVEHLASLPDWRVIGLSRRGGVDVPGRVRHVAVDLLDPDDTRTRLSDLTDVTHIFYVAYQDRPTWAELVAPNLAMLVNVVDAIEPVARGLRHVSLMQGYKVYGAHLGPFKTPAREDDPPHLPPEFNVDQQRFLEDRQQGKAWTWSALRPSVVGGAALGNPMNLAVAIAVYASISKELGVPLRFPGKPGAYDALLEVTDAGLLAKATVWAATSPAAANQAFNITNGDLFRWSELWPRLAAWFGLEAAPPLQMSLQDVMADKEPLWKQMQATHGLATTSFAEVSSWPFADFVFGWDYDFFADSSKARRAGFHEYVETEQMFYDIFTDLRQRGIIP from the coding sequence ATGGAGAACGTCGCGTTGGTGGTCGGTGCCCGAGGTGTGATCGGGACGAATCTGGTGGAGCATCTGGCCTCGCTGCCGGACTGGCGGGTGATCGGCCTGTCCCGTCGCGGCGGTGTCGACGTACCAGGAAGAGTGCGGCATGTTGCGGTCGATCTGCTCGATCCGGACGACACGCGGACCCGGCTCTCAGACCTGACGGACGTCACGCACATCTTCTACGTGGCGTACCAGGACCGGCCGACCTGGGCCGAGTTGGTGGCGCCGAATCTCGCGATGCTGGTGAACGTCGTGGACGCGATCGAGCCGGTCGCGCGCGGGTTGCGGCATGTGAGCCTGATGCAGGGCTACAAGGTGTACGGCGCGCACCTCGGGCCGTTCAAGACGCCGGCCCGGGAGGACGATCCGCCGCATCTGCCGCCGGAGTTCAACGTCGACCAGCAGCGGTTCCTGGAGGATCGGCAGCAGGGCAAGGCGTGGACCTGGTCGGCGCTACGGCCGTCCGTGGTCGGTGGCGCTGCGTTGGGCAACCCGATGAACCTCGCGGTCGCAATCGCTGTGTACGCGTCGATTTCCAAGGAGCTCGGCGTACCCCTGCGTTTCCCGGGAAAGCCTGGCGCGTACGACGCGCTGCTCGAGGTGACCGACGCCGGATTGTTGGCGAAGGCAACGGTCTGGGCAGCGACCTCGCCCGCCGCGGCGAATCAGGCGTTCAACATCACGAACGGCGACCTGTTCCGGTGGAGCGAGCTGTGGCCCCGGCTGGCGGCGTGGTTCGGGCTGGAGGCCGCTCCGCCGCTGCAGATGTCACTGCAGGACGTGATGGCGGACAAAGAGCCGCTGTGGAAGCAGATGCAGGCCACTCACGGACTGGCCACGACATCCTTCGCGGAGGTGTCGTCGTGGCCGTTCGCGGACTTCGTCTTCGGCTGGGACTACGACTTCTTCGCCGACTCGTCGAAGGCACGGCGGGCCGGATTCCACGAGTACGTCGAGACCGAGCAGATGTTCTACGACATCTTCACCGACCTGCGACAGCGCGGCATCATCCCCTGA
- a CDS encoding LysR family transcriptional regulator — translation MATLRQLEYLVTVVDEGSFTKAADLLHVTQPALSHQIRTLERSAGGPLLERLPRTVRLTPTGRAMLPHARAALADAERARCAARQAAGLEVGELQIATLYSITLGVLPQALRRWRQTHPDVGIRLFEHRHTDELVEAMNAGEADLAVGPEPSNWSGVARTLGTEELVVVVASDDPAATGDTVKLQDLADRSWVHYAPGHGLADVLDRACAQAGFEPRIAVRTEQTAAAPALAAAGLGPALVPDNILDNVLPRGGHILRPDPPVQRTLTAYTRGEPDPLAAAFIDLLVWGDRAAGTRG, via the coding sequence ATGGCAACGCTCAGGCAGCTCGAGTACCTCGTCACTGTCGTCGACGAAGGCTCCTTCACCAAGGCCGCCGACCTCCTGCACGTCACCCAGCCGGCGCTCTCGCATCAGATCCGCACGTTGGAACGCTCAGCCGGCGGCCCGCTGCTCGAGCGCCTCCCTCGCACGGTCCGGCTCACCCCGACCGGCCGCGCGATGCTCCCCCACGCGCGCGCCGCCCTCGCCGACGCCGAACGCGCCCGCTGTGCCGCACGCCAGGCGGCAGGGCTCGAGGTCGGCGAGCTGCAGATCGCCACGCTCTACTCGATCACGCTCGGCGTGCTCCCCCAGGCGCTGCGCCGCTGGCGGCAGACGCATCCCGACGTCGGCATCCGGCTCTTCGAGCACCGCCACACCGACGAGCTCGTCGAGGCGATGAACGCCGGCGAGGCCGACCTCGCGGTCGGACCGGAGCCGAGCAACTGGTCCGGTGTCGCCCGCACCCTCGGCACCGAGGAGCTCGTCGTCGTGGTCGCCTCCGACGATCCCGCCGCAACCGGCGACACCGTGAAGCTGCAAGACCTCGCCGATCGCTCCTGGGTTCACTACGCGCCCGGCCACGGACTCGCCGACGTCCTGGACCGCGCGTGCGCGCAGGCAGGCTTCGAGCCGCGGATCGCCGTCCGAACCGAGCAGACCGCTGCCGCGCCGGCTCTTGCCGCAGCCGGTCTCGGGCCGGCCCTGGTCCCCGACAACATCCTGGACAACGTCCTGCCGAGAGGCGGACATATCCTCCGCCCGGATCCGCCGGTCCAGCGCACGCTCACGGCGTACACCCGCGGCGAGCCCGACCCGCTGGCAGCAGCATTCATCGACCTGCTCGTTTGGGGTGATCGCGCCGCGGGCACGCGGGGGTGA
- a CDS encoding cation diffusion facilitator family transporter has protein sequence MADKESDATVLLAGTANLAIAIAKIVAGLLSGSTALLAEAAHSVADTLNQVFLLAALHRSRKPADSRHPFGYGMERYFWALLAAVSILVLGAGFSITEGLRSIFAAEPIAALAVIYPVLAVSFLFEGSSWLRAVLQLRREAREAGVPVLTHLRSAEPAVKTVAFEDSAALIGLLIAAAGVTLAVVTGEHIWDGAASIAIGLLLIVVAFALGRDNKTMLIGRALPTDTQRELRELIASTAGIDAVLELLTLQLAPDQVLVVATVDLDDSETTGAAVEQLAEKVDVQVREAFPIVRHLYLDPTPADGRVNAGRDPSSPR, from the coding sequence ATGGCGGACAAAGAGTCGGACGCGACGGTCCTGCTGGCCGGTACGGCGAACCTTGCGATCGCGATCGCCAAGATCGTCGCCGGCCTGCTGTCCGGATCCACCGCACTGCTCGCCGAGGCAGCGCATTCCGTCGCAGACACGCTCAACCAGGTGTTCCTGCTCGCCGCGCTGCACCGCAGCCGCAAGCCGGCCGACTCCCGCCACCCGTTCGGCTACGGGATGGAGCGGTACTTCTGGGCCCTGCTCGCCGCCGTCAGCATCCTCGTTCTCGGCGCCGGATTCTCGATCACCGAAGGCTTGCGCTCGATCTTCGCGGCCGAGCCGATCGCCGCGCTGGCCGTGATCTATCCGGTGCTTGCCGTCTCGTTCCTGTTCGAAGGGAGCTCCTGGCTCCGCGCGGTGCTCCAGCTCCGGCGGGAGGCCCGCGAAGCCGGCGTACCGGTCCTCACGCATCTTCGCAGCGCCGAACCGGCGGTGAAGACCGTCGCCTTCGAGGACTCGGCGGCATTGATCGGACTGCTCATCGCCGCCGCCGGCGTGACGCTGGCGGTCGTCACCGGCGAGCACATCTGGGACGGCGCCGCGTCGATCGCGATCGGACTGCTCCTGATCGTCGTCGCGTTCGCCCTCGGTCGCGACAACAAGACCATGCTCATCGGCCGGGCCCTACCGACCGACACCCAGCGCGAACTGCGGGAGCTGATCGCGAGCACAGCGGGCATCGACGCAGTACTCGAGCTGCTCACCTTGCAGCTGGCGCCGGACCAGGTCCTGGTCGTCGCAACGGTCGACCTGGACGACTCCGAGACCACGGGCGCTGCAGTAGAACAGCTCGCCGAGAAGGTCGACGTACAGGTGCGGGAGGCGTTCCCGATTGTGCGGCACCTCTACCTCGATCCAACTCCCGCGGACGGGCGCGTCAACGCTGGTCGTGACCCCAGTTCGCCACGATGA
- a CDS encoding DUF3099 domain-containing protein: MARRWDNRKAYYWLMGSCLTLIGLAWFVVRLFSIPVAIGMSAVAAVLPPIAVIVANWGHDQR, translated from the coding sequence ATGGCTCGCCGCTGGGACAACCGGAAGGCCTACTACTGGCTGATGGGCAGCTGCCTGACGCTCATCGGGCTGGCGTGGTTCGTCGTCCGGCTGTTCTCGATCCCGGTCGCGATCGGGATGAGCGCTGTCGCCGCAGTACTCCCGCCGATCGCCGTCATCGTGGCGAACTGGGGTCACGACCAGCGTTGA
- a CDS encoding MarR family winged helix-turn-helix transcriptional regulator: protein MGLPDDAAEARAQGWRTLAALHARIEDELERALQKQHGLSVSEYSVLDALARQDDYHLRMNQLSNAVVLSQSATTRLVNRLEDRKLLERYLCPTDRRGIYTEVTEAGRELLEQAQPTHDAVLTSALKNASELPELSPLVDALGKLSLAV, encoded by the coding sequence GTGGGACTACCGGATGACGCCGCGGAGGCGCGGGCGCAGGGGTGGCGCACTCTGGCCGCGTTGCATGCCCGGATCGAGGATGAGCTGGAGCGCGCGCTGCAGAAGCAGCACGGGCTGTCCGTGAGTGAGTACAGCGTGCTGGACGCCCTGGCGCGCCAGGACGACTACCACCTGCGGATGAACCAGCTGTCCAACGCTGTGGTGCTCAGCCAGTCCGCTACTACCCGGCTGGTGAACCGGCTGGAGGACCGCAAGTTGCTGGAGCGGTACCTGTGTCCGACCGACCGGCGTGGCATCTACACCGAGGTCACCGAGGCCGGCCGTGAGCTGCTGGAGCAGGCTCAGCCGACCCACGACGCCGTACTGACGTCCGCACTGAAGAATGCCTCTGAGCTGCCCGAGCTCTCGCCGCTGGTCGACGCTCTCGGGAAGCTGTCGCTGGCGGTGTGA
- a CDS encoding MFS transporter: MPAALLALAIGAFGIGTTEFVIMGLLPEVATDFGVSIPSAGLLISGYALGVVVGAPLLTALGSKVSRKTVLIALMGVFIAGNLVSALAPSYGVLMTGRIIAALSHGAFFGVGSVVAASLVPKAKQASAIALMFTGLTVANVLGVPGGTALGQQFGWRSTFWAVTGLGVIGLLGIVFLVPRLGTAEGPGLRTELAVFKNVQVWLALAMTALGFAGVFASFTYIAPMMTEVAGFSAGAVTWLLVLFGGGLVVGNLLGGKAADRSLMPSLYLILALLAAVLVVFVFTAHAKLPSAMTIALFGAAGFATVAPLQKRVMDKAKGAPALASAANIAAFNLGNAAGAYLGGLTIQHGLGYTAPNWVGAALAISGLAVALISGLLDRRHTTVLIPEGSYVR, translated from the coding sequence ATGCCCGCAGCCTTGCTGGCCCTCGCTATCGGCGCCTTCGGGATCGGTACGACGGAGTTCGTGATCATGGGCCTGCTGCCCGAGGTCGCGACCGACTTCGGCGTCAGCATCCCGTCGGCCGGCCTGCTCATCTCGGGCTACGCCCTGGGCGTGGTGGTCGGTGCCCCGCTGCTGACCGCGCTCGGCTCCAAGGTGTCCCGCAAGACCGTGCTGATCGCGCTGATGGGCGTCTTCATCGCGGGCAACCTGGTGTCCGCGCTCGCTCCGTCGTACGGCGTTCTGATGACTGGCCGGATCATCGCGGCGCTGTCCCACGGAGCGTTCTTCGGGGTCGGATCGGTCGTCGCCGCGTCGCTCGTACCGAAGGCGAAGCAGGCGAGTGCGATCGCGCTGATGTTCACCGGCCTCACAGTGGCCAACGTGCTCGGCGTACCGGGCGGGACCGCACTCGGACAGCAGTTCGGTTGGCGTTCGACGTTCTGGGCCGTGACTGGGCTCGGCGTGATCGGTCTGCTCGGCATCGTGTTCCTGGTGCCGCGGCTGGGCACGGCGGAGGGACCGGGGCTGCGGACCGAGTTGGCTGTGTTCAAGAACGTGCAGGTGTGGCTGGCGCTCGCTATGACCGCACTGGGGTTCGCCGGGGTGTTCGCGTCGTTCACCTACATCGCACCGATGATGACGGAGGTCGCCGGCTTCTCCGCTGGCGCAGTGACCTGGCTGCTGGTGCTGTTCGGCGGCGGGCTCGTCGTCGGCAACCTGCTGGGCGGCAAGGCAGCAGACCGGTCCCTGATGCCGAGTTTGTACCTCATCCTGGCACTACTAGCCGCCGTGCTGGTCGTCTTCGTGTTCACTGCCCACGCCAAGCTCCCGTCCGCCATGACGATCGCCCTCTTCGGCGCCGCGGGCTTCGCAACTGTGGCTCCCCTGCAGAAGCGCGTGATGGACAAGGCGAAGGGCGCTCCGGCGCTGGCGTCCGCGGCCAACATCGCGGCGTTCAACCTGGGCAACGCAGCCGGCGCGTACCTCGGCGGACTGACCATCCAGCACGGCCTCGGCTACACCGCCCCCAACTGGGTCGGCGCGGCCCTCGCGATCTCCGGTCTGGCCGTCGCACTCATCTCCGGCCTGCTGGACCGCCGCCACACCACCGTCCTGATCCCCGAGGGAAGCTACGTCAGGTAG
- a CDS encoding TetR/AcrR family transcriptional regulator, with protein sequence MREADRRTVLGSVWLRDEPEPTRARLSRADIVTTAIQVLDREGLDKFSMRRMAAELDAAATSALYWRIATKDDLLELVVDEIFALSPALEGGDWREQVTVVVEAAYHALWEHPWAARLLASHAGLGPNYYALTDRVQTILDAAGFKGTHLDSAVSAIFHYLVGSAVTDSAWLSVVRRSGMNDSRWATESADRMGVDATHLAAYLNPKSQAGPEARFASGLRVILVGLRPRQLS encoded by the coding sequence GTGCGAGAAGCGGATCGACGGACGGTGCTGGGATCGGTGTGGTTGCGGGACGAGCCGGAGCCGACGCGGGCACGGCTGAGCCGGGCGGACATCGTCACGACCGCGATCCAGGTCCTGGACCGGGAGGGTCTGGACAAGTTCTCGATGCGGAGGATGGCGGCCGAGCTGGACGCTGCCGCGACCTCGGCGCTGTACTGGCGGATCGCGACCAAGGACGATCTGCTCGAGCTCGTGGTCGACGAGATCTTCGCTCTCTCGCCGGCGCTCGAGGGTGGTGATTGGCGGGAGCAGGTCACGGTCGTCGTCGAGGCGGCGTACCACGCGCTGTGGGAGCACCCCTGGGCCGCGCGCCTGCTCGCGTCACATGCCGGGCTCGGGCCGAACTACTACGCACTCACCGACCGGGTGCAGACCATCCTGGACGCGGCCGGCTTCAAGGGGACGCACCTGGACTCGGCAGTGTCCGCGATCTTCCACTACCTGGTCGGCTCCGCGGTCACCGACTCGGCCTGGCTGTCCGTCGTACGCCGCAGCGGGATGAACGACTCGCGCTGGGCCACCGAGTCGGCCGACCGGATGGGCGTCGACGCCACCCACCTGGCCGCGTACCTCAACCCCAAGAGCCAAGCCGGTCCCGAGGCGCGCTTCGCCTCCGGCCTCCGAGTCATCCTGG